cccttcgccgtcttgaataaagactaagcgctgtggacatcgtaacccttggatattcccttcgctgccttgaataaagaccaAGCGCACcacgtttacaacagaacacctgtggacatacagaagacagtgctcttctttctatagcggttagtttcgattcagaagtaaaggtatataacagcgaaaccaaacgggttaaaaattcatttattaggactaagctactcatttggaaatgctatcatagcttgataagcatatctatgcccgacaaacaaaatgacaccaaaaaggttttgccacctcagatggtaccaatatctggcctggcccatggactattcgCCGTTATTCCCAGGAttggttattccgaagattcataattcgaaatgaaataaggatcGTTAATCTTAAGCTTCGTTCCTCCGAAGAGTCGTTTGTCACGaaagttcgtaattccgaaagtGCCATTATAGGCCTATTAGGATAGCTGTGGGGGATAACTATTGATATATAGTCGTTTTTAAGTTATCGACCGATCATaatgataggcctatatatcagACAATTTTTTTAGCCTATTATGGCGAGATAAGTTATAAGGGTAATACATATAGGACCTATACTGTGTTATCGAGATTTTCATTTAGAGTCTACTTCTTTAAAAATTTAGTTGATTCTTCGTGTTTTCAGTTTCTTCTTTGAGGCTTGCCCTTCTTGATAGTCCTATAAAGTGTTTAGAAAATGTTTCTAATTGTATTTTTGATTGTCAAATCATAATTATGCCAGATTGTAGATAGTCTCATGTAAGGTAACCCCCctagaaaagtgtgttttcttgagaaaaaaaaaccttgaattTCCATGTATCTTCttcattatattcatattttcatgcaCGGAGATTATTGAGGTTTTCGTTATGCTACTTTGTTACACTTTTGAGGTTTGTAAGAAATGAGAAAGATAGCCACTTATATACTTTCGTCATCCTTCATGGTTTATTGCTTTTCTGTTAAGTTGTATAGGGgccttttaaaattttataCTCCCGGACTTATATAATAGCCGATACCAATGTTTTTATCAGGCCgatcaatggtattatttacGAGGGATATACAACGTCCACTGCCCTTTTTTGAGCCCTCAtgagtaatatatatatatatatatgtatatatatatatatatatatatatatatatatatatatatatatatatattaaatacTTACGTATATACAGACAGTCACTGCAGAAAATTTATTGCATCAATTACAACCAGGGCctcatttcatataagatgttaggatagcaaatttttttttgcaactggaatggcaacttcccatagcaacatcCAATCAGGAaactggattcttgtcattaccatgacaattatcattccagcaagagttgctatcatatcaactttttgggGCCTATCATTCGACTTAGGTGAAAATCGGCATATACATTACAACATCATACCTTTGCCATACAGGAATGATTTTCCTTCGACTTATAAAGTCAATTTTTAGAATTTTGcgtgatatacatatatatatatatatatatatatatatatatatatatattacatatacatatacataatatgtatatatatcatatataaatgtagttatatttatacattatatatatattattgcatttatacatacatgtatataatccttatgtggtgattttttttttgaagataaaTGTAGCAATGACGATAATACAAGTGTAATTATATTTATCAAGCAATTTACCTcgctatttacacacacacacacacacacacacacacacacacacacacacacacacacacatacaccggaatcaagaaaacaaacacagtAGAATATGATCAATTGCGTagaatatacatgtgtatatagcatgtatatataaaatatgtatatgcaACTATGCacatcatatatacatacagctgtatatatatatatatatatatatatatatatatatatatatatatatatatatatatatatatacatatacatatatatatatatatatatatatatatatatatatatatatatatatgtatatatatatatatatatgctgtgAATTGCAAGGGTAAAGGTGTAGCTGATTAACTTAGATcacattgttttttattttgtgctaACAAATGAAAGAGTGATGTGATGGCGTCATCACCTCAAACAATTTACAGAAATATGTAGCCGCGACCAATATCACATGAAAACCTGGGAAATTTTAAGTTTCTCatatcatgtttgattatgactgAACTCCTcccgttttatttctttttatgtgaTTGTAACAGTATTATGGAGTGAGATTTGACTTATTAGTAAAATACACGACAATGCATGGGAGCGTTACATTAAATCTCATGAgatgatgataaatgatgatgatgatgatgatgatgatgatgatgatgaagatgaaaatgacgatgatgatgatgatgatgagcatttatatagcgccatctatttttagaaacattcaaaggtcTTTAATTGACTTTGATAAGGTCACTGGGAACTAAATCCATTTATTTGATATGAGTGCATGATATACACTCATTTTATATTACATTCAAAACAGGACCCGACAACGGTCACATTATCTTGTCAAACCAAGTTATCATTATGTATACAAGTTTAAAGATCTGTAGTTGGCTTGGAAGATATACAGGTAGTACGAtctaacataattatattataataattataatcattttgGCAATATAGTACAAACTACCGTCACAGAACAAAGAGGGTGTTATAGCTTATTACATCCTTAATCAGTAATACTGAGACATGGATGGTCTGACGACACAATTAACCCTTTTACCATGATCTTTGTTTTCATCAAGACGACCACTTTGGCTGcgcgtcacgagttcgacatccacgagtcaaAAAGCCCATGAGCTCGTCACTGGGAAAAGAAGGTCCATGAATCCGTCACTATAGGTTAACAAGGCCCTAGAGTTCGTCACTACGCAAAAGCCCAAGATTTCGATACATTACGCTCACGTTATGTAATGTTGAACtcgcgtttttgtttttgtttttgtttttgtttttgtttttgttttgtttttgttttttgtttttttgcatagtgtcaaactcatggccCTTGTTTGCCTATGACACTATGTCTAACTTATgaacttttttctttgttttgcctcgtgtcggtctcatgagccttatttgcttagtgtcgaactcatgatcTGTATGACTAGTGGGCCGTAAGACTCGTGAACCTTCtctcaatgtcgaactcgtgggccgcATACGGATCgtgagtgtcggtctcgtgggatgaccccgatcACTTTAGCCTTGGACTTATAATTTATATTGACAACCAAGACCACAAGTCTCCTTTTTGAATgatgaataattattttgaataagAGAATACAACTTTCAGTGTCTTTATGAAAACACTGGCTCATTTGAACAAGAAAAATGCGAgcgttcatttttgttttaaatgaaatcactttgttttgaacaagaaaaagaagtgaTTTCAGTGACTCAggagtgcttttttttttcgttccagAAATCCCCGAGGAAGCACATCTGCTCCAAGGCTCGAATTTGGCAATGAAACTTTTATAAAAGAATGAGCATCATTTCACTCACACTTCACATAATTTTCGTTATTCAAAAATGACCAAAAGAATACTAAACATAGAACATTGCCAAGTCCTACCACAAAATAGAAGTAAAGCAATGATAACTGCATTGTTCACTCTGTGCTCGAAAAGCATTCAGAATCATGtacaaaaatacattgaaaATCTTTATCTACAAACTTCGTCCTCTCTATACTAAATGCCATCTATTTACAAGAGTTTCAACTAACCACATTGTGATTAGTTTCCGTTAAACAgttttattgtgtatcttgGAAAGAAGTTTGACGAGTTAATAAGTCAAATAAGAACAAAATAGCAtcatattcattcaaattcaaaggtTTCTCTTTTCAATATCTTCCTTTAAGTGAATCGAGAAGACACTGATAAATGAATGTTTTGTAATGATTAATAACAATGTCCGAAGTCAAGTCGTAAAGCCCATATACACAGTAAGATACTGATAAAGTTCTATTCAGAATAGTCCTATTAttggcagtaaaaaaaaaatggcgttcATTTTTTTAATCCTATTTCAAAGACAACCAGTGAGCCAATTCCTTCAGTGTGATGAACCAAACTTATCTATGTCTACAATTATGTACTAATTAGCAATTTTATTCATGTTGATTTGtgcatcatttttgtttgaaaaatagaaaatacatTCCACAATAAAATATTGTCGATTCCAAAGGGTACTTCCGTTATATCGCATAAGGATCAACATCTTTTTCAAGCTTAAAGTTCATGTAATTCTTTATAATGGCAGTTGAAAGAGCAACAGTATAATACAATATTAGACTTTCGTCAATTATTCAGATTAGATTTTACTTCTACGAGAAGCAGATGAGGCAACAAGATATCATAACTGAACAGGATTCCTTACTTGGCACTTTGATGTAATACgtcaaaatgtgatcatgctCAATAAAGGCGTATTAAGATAGAGTACACCAAATGTCTTGATCGGTTGTCAAACGATGTGGCAAACGAAAAGAATGGTgcatgtgaaaaccgattatcATGCTCTGTCTTCACTCTACTTCAAATCTGATCAACCTCTTCAGTTCAATAATGTATCGGCACATGGCTACGTTTCTTAAAGAGTATGACTATGTTTGTAGATAACTATGCATTCACGGCAAACGGTTAAGGACTGCAGGAAAGTATTTCCAATATGTCCGCTTGAAAAATGCAAAGATAATATACACTTTATCTTCATACCATGCCTTGAAATCATTGCAAGTCATTATGTCCTTTCTGTCcgatttttcagaaaaaaaaaatctgttcaaGTGGACAGACTGTCAAAGCTGCGAGTCTTTCGAATTTGACTCCTCCACCAAACCTCAAGCCCTCGATCTTTTCCGAAATACTGCAGCGGTCCTGACAATGCAGCCTAAGCTCTTTACGTCCACTATTCTCAGATGATTTTAAAATGAACGACAAGAAGAGTTCCTCTGATTCCAAGTTCCTCACGACTCAGCACAACTTGTAAGAAGTGAGAAGAATCACTCATTTGCACTGGTTAACCCATTCTGAACTGTGACACTGCTGGCAGCGTACATAGCAACACCAGTGAAAAGTGCAGTTACACCACTCTGTCCTTCTCTCCAGCCTGATGTTGTACCCTCTCCCACAGCACAGACTGTCGCAGCCGTCTATTCCCGAGCTGGTGCGGTTGCAATAACGCCCTCTAGTGCCAGGGCTACCCAACCTTGGATCAGGTTCACAGAAATCCGGCGACTTCTCGAGGAAGACGAGTTCTTCCTGTGGAGGTGATCGTCGTCGCTTTCGTTGAGCGTACGACGCTGTCCTCGTCACCAGCTCAACGTTTCCACTGTTCGTATTTCGCGCGCGAATTTCAAGTGCTTCCAAGAATTTCTCCATGAGTCGATTACCCACGTCACGAAAGTGTGGAGTCTGCATCCAGCACGTCATGAGCTGACAGCTGCCCGACATCCCGTGGCATTTACATCGCTTCTCTGCGTAGTGGGCTACAGCCTGCGgagaaacagacacacacacaataattaaTATTCTGTTTAAACAGAAGAAGCTGCTGTAGTGTTGAGGTCAAAGATTAAGCCTGACAGTGTCGGTCTTCGATTACTCAGTGACATCGTACACTATAACGGGTATCACTTCGAAATAATGCACTTTggttggtttggtttgatttcCTTTCTGTTTCCTCAAAGTGCATCAACAGAAGTACAAAGTATGCGAAAGAAACACAATAATTGTACAAGATGtgtaatttaatttaatttaatctaattttattttttcttttcaaacaaaaaatgcagtTGCAACAAAACATTTGAATTGGCCTTCAGATAATGACACAAAATCAAGGAAACTGCTGTGTActgaaatacaataaaatgtCTCAAAAGACAATATAAGGTTCATTAAAACAATTCATTGGACAAAGTCTTTAAAATCTTATGCCATACTAATTtcatcgtttgtttgttgtggttgttttttcagggctatttatttttgcattcagTGCTACATAGCCAGATAGTATACATTCACCACATACTGATACACATCTGTCaagaaacacatacacatacgagcgcacacacacctacacacacatgcacccaCGCACAGGACGGCCTATTTAGAGATGTCTGAGAGAAAACTgaaggagagaagaaaaaatgaaacagttTCTATTTAGCGTTTCTCTGTGGCAAGGCTGATACGAGTTGAAGTCTCTGTAGGGCGCCACAACTGTCGGGTTGGTAAGTGTTTCTCTGAGAGCGTAGCAAGTCGATATCCCCTGGTTCGGGTTAATAGTCTTGGTCGGCTTGGCACGGCTAGACGTCTTACTCGTTAAACCCACAAAATACTTTCTCCCGCTGATCAGCTCTTTTAAAGGAGCAATTCTACATCACATCAGGCTTATTAACactcatgtcatgtcatgtcatcgAATCTGAATGATAAACTTGCATAGAACATTTTTCTAAATTAACTCTTGCATAAAACTATGATTGCATTGATTCACAAAATACTAAGTTTACACTGATTTGTAAAATATTGTTTATAACCCAAGCTGTCAGTTTGAAGCCAAGACAACTTTCATGCCGATATTAAGATTTAACATCAATTGTAAGGATTATAGATTCTTGTTTTTAGAATGCATTTCTCATCGTGCTTAATGTAAAAACGTTAATTCAAACATTTAATGCAATTTCGTCTGTCAAAGCGTACCTAACAGATAGGTGTGTTCTAATCGTGCAACAACCTTAAATGTATGATCAGGGGGTCATCTTTAACGTCACAGTAAATCTTGAAAACAAAGACACCAATGTGtctctcctttcgttctttaaaacaacaacaacaacaccaatgGACAAAACTCTCCTGAATGATATCACTGTTCAGTCTTCAAAACTCTTAGGTTAATTTCTGAAACTACTTTTTCTATAACTTTAAAATGGATACTCGATTTAAAGCTTAATGTCCTTGCAAAGAATTATGTTGAAAACAAGATGACatccgaaaaatgaaatgacaaaaacagaaaagatacGAGGCATTTGCTCCATAATGAAGACGTATTTTGATAGCCTACTTCTATGGTTTTCACTAAAGTATCAATTATTCCTCTCTAAATGCAGCTTTAAACGATGTGTCGGCCCGCCCTCTCGGGTTGGGCTCCATGCAGAGATAACGCGATCATGGTCCTTTAGTGGCGGCGCTTTTAACCAGTCTTCTGTTCAAACGATTTCATATCTTTAGAGTAGCGAAGCCCAGACCGTATTTAAAAGCCTAACCGGTCCCATAGACATAGATGGTTGGGAGTGAAAAAAGTAGATTGTAAACCAAAATGATTTTTCTGGTCTCTCatccaaatgaaataaaactgccCATCTGGTAGCATCCATCTCCCTGACATTCATATACGAAACGACATGACACGCATGCGTACATCCATGTAGGgccacatgtgtgtgtgtgtgtttaactgAAATTGTtatctttatctatttatcattAGTACTTTTCATTTGAATTCCAGCAATTCGTTGACTCGAGATAATCTTCTCTCTTGTATGCAAatatatttctcttcttttcgtATCCTTTTATTCTAACTGTAGGCCTAATCATTATTATGTGTTCGTGTAATACATATCTTGatttgacaaaattaatatttcCTTTAAACGAAAAATCACTTTCTTAAACAAAGTAAGACACTTTTTATTCTCAAGACAAaactttttctttgactcagTGTAATAATATGTAAAGTGTTTGTGGATGTCTTGATATCATATAAACGATGGAAATGAGAGAGgatatgagagaaagagaaagaaagaaagagagagaatgggaGGGGTTGAAGAAAACGGAGAGGACCAGATGCTTCAAATCATTAACGTTCACTTTTTGCATGGTTTACAAATTGGTCCTATACCTATTGTTACATACCTTGACATTAAACATGAGGTAGTATGTCATGATACGTACACACCGATCTCCCCATGTGATTCCAGCTCACATCCGCCTTTCAGAGTTATTTAGGAAAAAGTATGACAGCAAAACTTAGAACTATTCTCGTCCATCGTGACTTTTGGAAGGCAAGTGGGGTGAAATCGAATATTTCTACCCCCTGCTGGGAAAAGTGGTCTGTCCACAGACTGCGTAGCGCCATACAACAGGGCTTGACCATTACTTGCCCGGAGGTGTTTAGAGAAATTATAGCAATAATCATACGGCGGAGAATGTAGATTAATTGACACATTATAGTTTACATTCGTGATCATACGCTCAATGCTGCAAGGAAAAGCTATCTTAGTCATGCTATACTACTCGGCACAGAAACAAGAACGTTAATTGCCACTCGGGTTGgttgttattttgtattaatttttaCTTTGGTATGGTAATCTTCCTCCTATATTTTTGTCTTCCATTGTCATTTGGTTCGCTgccttttctttcagatttgcACTTATTACTTTTCAACCATCGAGAACGAGTCTGCacttatttccttatatttttgcTCTGCTAGATCATTGGATGCAACTAAGTTGAGAAATATGTCGCTTTACAGTCTTCTTTGCATGCTATGTTTTAAGgcttattttattgttttttcttctttttgaagATCTGGTTTACAGCCCTTGCCAGACTGTGGCTGACTTctcaaaaagagagagacacacacacacacacacacacacacacacacacacacacatgatgtaTGCTTACCAGTCTCCCAGCCCGTTTGTTGTGAAGGTTCATCCTTGCTTGTGCATCCCGCCCGGATTTCTCACGGCTATCCAAGAAGTCAATGGCAAAGTTCTCTCCAAATTCGATGTCATGACTGCATCCGCCCCATTCGAATCCTTCGCCGCTCCCTACGAATCGAGGATCACATCCACAGTAGGGAAGTTTGCCGGCGCTGCACGAACGTGTGACTTGGTACAGCACTCCAGCGGACACCAGCGAATGGGCAAAGGCTGTCTCCTTTAGTCCTGCTTTGAATCAAAAGTACGAAAGAAGACTTGACTTATTTGAAGTTTTGATGGAAACTGTAGGTGGAATTCTGCATAAGAATTTGTAACACCCATTTGAAGAATTGTAATTATATTGTTACCGCTTTTTTATACCTTCTATACATGCATTTCTCgcttctgtttgtttatttaggGTTTTAATTATTCTGATTCTCAGCTATTCTCTATGCTGGCAATAtcacaaactttgaattgaatatatatatatatatatatatatatatatatatatacatttctaTGCGAAATGAAATTGTGCATGAAAGCAAATAGTAAAAGGCTTTCTGCATTGTCTAATCGGATATTTTAATGAGTCGTTTGTcgtacaaatatatatatatatatatatatatatatatatatatatatatgtatgtatgacaAATAATAccttacacattttttttttaaaccatacATCTAATGGCACAAAGGattaaacaaattacaatttAGCTTTGGCATTATACTGAGCGGATCTTTCGTAAATAGGTTGAAACTGGGATATTTTATGTCTGCAATTAGATGCgataaaattgaagaaaagacGCATGGTTGAAGACCAATGTTCGCAGAATTTCCACACGCAAACTCGATTTCTGACTTCAAACAATCGTAAAGTGCTCTCCCATCGTAAA
The DNA window shown above is from Diadema setosum chromosome 22, eeDiaSeto1, whole genome shotgun sequence and carries:
- the LOC140245300 gene encoding protein Wnt-10b-like; translation: MVMVVMMEVMIMVTPIVVMVMVMVMVMEMEMLMGMLMVMKMFVDVILVMVLMMVMLIMVVIVTGTVVIMVPVMEMLMEMVMVVVTVVAVIVMVIATDMVVVMLVVLVIVIVIVMTVMMMLMVSVTSVSISSNEISSFSEPNFDDHRNSITLCRTFPGMNRKQLQLCRRKPDVTAAAIQGIDMAVHECQHQMKNRRWNCSSLETRHGNPFAHALMSRAGLKETAFAHSLVSAGVLYQVTRSCSAGKLPYCGCDPRFVGSGEGFEWGGCSHDIEFGENFAIDFLDSREKSGRDAQARMNLHNKRAGRLAVAHYAEKRCKCHGMSGSCQLMTCWMQTPHFRDVGNRLMEKFLEALEIRARNTNSGNVELVTRTASYAQRKRRRSPPQEELVFLEKSPDFCEPDPRLGSPGTRGRYCNRTSSGIDGCDSLCCGRGYNIRLERRTEWCNCTFHWCCYVRCQQCHSSEWVNQCK